Genomic segment of Arachis hypogaea cultivar Tifrunner chromosome 16, arahy.Tifrunner.gnm2.J5K5, whole genome shotgun sequence:
ACGAAGCCGCAAGCCAACACTtcggaaaaaatttaaaaataaaaaaagaacaaaaaacatTTCAATGTACAACCCATGGTATAATTCTTACAAATCAGTGATACTTGGGTGCATTAAGGATTTCAGATCaggcataaaaaaataaagtattaattACTCTCCTAGTTTCTATAGTTTCAACGAattttcaattatgtccctatatattttctcttttcaattgggtccagtaccatatcagattttgtaactaAGTTCTTACCTTAACAAAAACATTGGAGTTAAGGAAATATTCCGTTAAACAAAAAGAATATGCCTAACACTTGATTAAATATTATGTTAAACAAAATGAATATGCCTAACACTTAACTAAATATTCCATTAATTTCAACGTTTTTGTCGCAATagggacttaattataaaatctgaTATGATATAGTAACCCaattgcaaagaaaaaaaaagtatagaaacctaattaaaCATTTGGTGAAATTATAAGGATCAGcggagtaattaaacctaaaataagCTAGTTATATTTATGACTTTATCCATCATATCCTTGTACATTTTTTCAACATAAGATATATCAACATATTTatcacaaattaaaattaattaaaccatttaaatttaaaataaagaacagTTAAATACTTAATTTAAGGATTTAAATaactaattgaaaaaaattatgtttatcataactatttttataatttattataacaaaaaataaatattatcaatTATATGAAATTTTTGATAATTACTCTTTATTTCATCAAAACAAAATCTTGTGCATATTatataaatgaataataataataataatagatattatttagtatttaatattAACTATAAATTCAAATGTATTATACttaaaaataaatgatattttatatgtgaatttattactctaataatatttttgttagacTTCATACTTTCATGTCTTTTACCATTAGACTTGCCAAAGGGAGCCTTATTTCATGATCATGCCCTATCCAAGGATGGAGATTCTCTTGTAAAGAACATTAAATATGCAAAACACGTTTTGCGACAGAATGAACACAACGATCTTGAAATCAAATATGATTTTTGACCATCTATGTTTCCATCCATTATGTATGATCAGGTAaaaaggaaaaagtaaatttcatttcttttattttttaacaatgcTGAGTAAATAACAGATAACATAAAAGTTTAAGACTAAGTTTGAACTTTAATGCCTAACAATTTTCAGAGTGATTGTTGCTTCTTACCGAGTAGTTAATTTAGTCAGTCATGAACTTTAAAGTGGTTATTTCTTAAAAGATGTACAATGATTTGTCCAAAATCTCAACAGACATCTCAACAGATACTTATTTAATATAGAACAGGAGACTAAATACTAACCACAGATAATTCAAATGCCTGCATGGTAGAAACGTCTCGCCAATTAACGTTGAAATATTCCAGTATGTGCTCAAGAAGCCTTGCACCAAGAGCCTTGACATTTTTCTGTACATGAAAGCACATGGTCGGGTAAGCACTTTACAAAAATCTCTTgcattttatgtatttatttatttaagtttaaTAGTTAAAACATGTCAGCTGTTACGTAAATAAGTTAATCATGATAATGAATGATTTATAGACAATAAtgtaatataaaatcaaattcctgCCTTATTTTAAGTGACATATTTTAGGAATGCCATTGACTTCTAGAAACAACAACAAAACCTTGGTGGGATCAGATACATAGGTAGAAAATGTATCATGTCTGTAGTTAGATCGTTCACAGAGAAATCTCACTTAAATTTCATGcaaaatatttgtatattttaaggTCTTCTCTCTCTAACCACTGTTTATCTTATATCTGATATACCCTCCTAATTGGATGCTCTACTGATCTTCTCCCCACATGTCTAAACCACCTAGGAAGGGGATTCCACCATTTTTTCAACAATGAAGGCTACTCcaactttctctctcatcttcgtTATCATGTCCATACATGTATAGCCGTTGATCCCTATGAAGCACAGATACTTCGCTGAGGTTGCCGTGtccgcgtgtcggacacattttgaACACGACCGTCATCCGACACGCATGTCTTCCATGTCTAaccatatcttaataaaaaataaaaagtgcttcTCTAGACATGCTTAGAATACCCAAATATCACCATGTGTCAATGTGTCCAGCCTTATTCTTAACTTGTCATTTCTTGAAATaagtttagaaatagtatatattatttattaaataaagttattttaaacattttatataattaaaaaagatataaaaagagttaaaacatttatattttaatatcaataaaatgttaaaattttcttataatttatctaaaaaatattttacatttcaTATATATGTCATATCCCTGTCTtacacaaatttaaaattcatgtgtcCGCGTGTACCGTGTTATATCACGTTTCGTGCCTGTGTCAATGTTTGTGCTTCATAGGTTGATCCATCCAATCATCCTCATTTCGGTCACACTATACTTATGTTCATCATTTGTTGCCGAAACATTTTGATCCATAGAACATGACTAGTCTAACAATAGTGCGATAAAATTTACCCTCAAGTTTTAAAGGTaattttgtggcatataaaatCCAAAGTACTCTGCCATTTTGACTAATCCACTTAAACTCTATGGTTTACATCCTCTTCTGTTTCCATTGTTCTGAATGACTGAATCAAATATCCAAGATACTCGCACCGCTTTATTGTGTATGATGTTTTCAGAATTTTGACTTCTGTGCTAGTGTTTCTCCTTCTCATGTTGAACTTACATTCTATATACTTCGTCTTGGTACAACTTACCATGTGCCTATCTCCACAAATCTAGCTTTACATTTAAAACTTCTCACCATTCTCCCATAAGGACAAAATTATCAACAAAGCATCCATTATAGTACAGGTTATTAGATATGTTCATTGAGCACCTTAAAAACCAATGTGAAAGGGAATGGACTTAAAAATGATCCTTGGTATAATCTTACACCAAAAGAAAATTCCTATGTTACCCCACATTGGGTTCTCACACTAGTTATAACTTCCTTGTACTCCTCCTTAATTGTATAAATATATGCAATCCTTACTCCCTTCTCCAAATTCTTCCATAAGACCTCTCTTCATATCCAATAGTACACCGTTTCCAATTCAATAAACATGTATAAATCCTTATTGTTATTCTAAAACCTTTCCATCATTCTATATAAAGCTTCCATGGTAAATCTACTAACATAAAACCAAATTGGTTATCAGAAACCTAAGTCTCTTATCTCAACCTCCATTTTATCGCTTTCTCCCATAACTTCATATATCGCACATAAGCTTGATTTCTCTGTAATTTCCACAATTTTCTATATCTCATATATTATTATAGAGACACCAAGATATTCCACCTCTATTCATGTAGCCTCTTTTTAGACCTTTAAATCTCATTCATTTAGATAAACAATAAATACCAAAAAACTCTTTATATAAGATTTAGGTTCCAATAATTTCCACAAAGGTCCTTTCACTCTTTTTGGAGGGATATCAATCCCAATGTTTGGACTCAGCTTGGTCTTGGTCTTTGTTAGGTACCAGGCCAATCTCAAATTGGGTCCTCATTGAAATTGTTGATATGAGATGATAGAGAATGATAGGTAACCTTTTGTAAATAACTGCTGATTCAGCACTCTATTTAGATGAAAGAGGATTTTAGGAACTGTTGGGAAGAGAAATATGGACAGAGGCAACGGAGTGTAGGAGGGGTTTAAGAAAAAATTTGGAAGGACTTGGAAAAGATGAAGGGACCGTCTCACACACATGCTTATGAGCTAACTTCCCACCAGAATTCAGCCCCATCTCAAAAATATCACAGATGTTCTATTCCTTGGGCTTAGATAACTGGCACCTATCAGTCCCcaaaggctgcgtttgttttttgAGACAGGATACAAAGACATAGATAGTGAATGTTTAAAAAGCGTTTGGAAGTAGAGACAAAGACACTGGACACATTTTCTCCAGAACCATTCTTTACTTTTTTGTCCTCTCTTTTATGAAGGAGAATGATGGACATGGGATTTAAGAAGGTAGACGcggatttttttatgaaaattcttttcctttttgtccatagatattttttgttattCTACTGTTACCCCCTTCTTATTTTCCCTAATTTGAGCTTCTTCTATGCCCAGTCGTTCTCAGAAAGGTACTCTCTTCTCCCTGCCCTTTCAATTCACTATCTCTgcgttcttctttctctctttttttccaggtactttcttcttcttgcagAATTTTTTACTTGCCTTGATAATTCTTTCCTCCTTATTGTACATTCTCTTCTCTATGGCATGTTACAGGTTTTCTCAATGGAAGCTTAATTCCTTCTTCTATTTACATTACTTTGTTTATTCTTAATTGTTACTTCAATACCATTTTCACCTTGTTGGTTCATAGACCAATTCTTCTTGTAATATCCTGTACTCCCCACATCCTCTCGTTTTCTATTGAATTAGTTTATACTTGATGcagaaaatttggaatcacatggctattttagtcatttcgcataatattttagtcttgttcATGTCTATCTAAACATAATACAGGATATTACATTAGTGTCTTTACATtatatccaaacacaatacacaaaagataatttttagtgtctctaTTCTATTGTCTCTGTCTCAGTGTCATGTTCTATCATATCCACAAAAACAAACGCAACCCAGACGGATAGATTAGTAAGGAGGAAACTGCAGGGATGGGTGATTCTTGGAAAATAGGGATTAATGCCTTTCTAAGTAGAGATTATACAAACTAAACCCAAATGAGTAGAAAATATAAGGATTGCCACAATGCTAAGGACCGATATCCAAAAGAACAAATAAATTTGTGGTGGCAAAAGAGTATAAAGTACGTATCTAAGCAGACGCAGGAATATGTATTTAAGAACTTACTGGAAGTTGTAGAACATCACAAAGACCTGCTAAATCTGGCTTTGGCAAGAACTCATCTACATTACCTGTAGGCATGAAAAGGAGCCATCAGAAACATGTCCCTTCCAGCAACCACCTTCCCAAtcaagaaaaaatggagaaaaatTCATGATTTTGTGGGCATAAAGAAATAGATAAATGAATCAAAGAAAGTCAGCAGTACTAGTGTTTAGCTTCTTGTTCTTCAaactttttttcaaatatttggaATTGACATGATCTGGCACTTTCCCCTTCCTTGTGAATGTAGTATCCTTGGACACTTCCTTGCTTTTGGGATCGTTACCCTCAGACACTTTCCTCTTCTTTCTATTATCAGCATTATTTTCACTTTCAGATTCCTTTGCTTTGTGATCAAAGTGATTGACAGGTTTTCTGATCCTTTGAGATGGAACAGACAACAATTTCCATCTAGGACTCCTTCCCTGAAGGAGATTACTCCAAGAAAAAACATCAAAACCATCATCCATTTCCTTCGTCACTCTTTCCCCATGCAATAAAATGTTCTTTGCATATTCCCCTCCTTTCTGCCATACTCTCGCTATGAAGGACAATTCATGATGATCAATGTCACCGCTTCCACCAGAAAATACGGTTGATAACTCACAGATTACATCATGTAGAAGTGACTGATCAGAGGCAATGTCTTGAGCAACGACTGGAGTGTTGCTGCCATGTAAGTCATCAAGCTTACTGAAAAGATTGGTGGCACCCCATCGGAGCACGGCATGAGAGGTACTATGGTTAAGCAACTGGATACTACTACCCTCTTTTGCAAGCATTAGAACCTTTTCTTCAACAGTAAAAGATGAGTATAGTCTAAACACTGTTAACTGTTCGTACTGTGAGCTTATAGGCATCCGTTGTAAGACTCTTAAATCATTTTCTGGGTCCCAGTCACTGTCAAACAATATAATGGTATCAACAGAGGAAAGCTTAACACTAGGGAGGCAAGCACGActttccaacaagaagacaaatgCTCTTTCGCCGTCATTAAATTTGTCTAGAGCACTTTGCTTCACTTTGGGCGCATACCCAGCAGCATATCGTACATAACAATGTTCACCAAATCTCCGACAGAGTACATCATCCAAAATATCTCCAATCGATGTCAAATCACTAGTTGACTGCagttttaaaattatatgaaaagaAAGAGATAAGAAGTAAATGAGTCCTTAGGTAACTTGAAAAATAGagggaaagagaaaaagaaaagaagataatatgACCACAATGTTTGAAGTTTTGGGAATGAACTTAAATGATGAGAAACTGGTTTTGTTCTCATAATTGAAACaagggaacaaagcaaagaacgtAGTAAGATGGCCAATCACAAGCACGCACACAAGACAAAGCAATACTTACGAATCCGAAATTCTGCttttaaatgattttttgaaaatccaGTTCGAGCTCAACGAGGACGCTAAATTTATGACAGCCCTCCTAATCATTTTTGGAGAACTATGATCACATTATATAACTAAATGAAACCACATTGACCAATTGAAATATTTATTGTAGTTCATAATTTTACTTTTTCAGTATAACCAACCATGAAATACTGACACATGCTTTAAAAGCCATAAACATATAATCAATGTCTTTAGTTACATAGACCAgtcatcaaacataaattaaaagtatCTCTAGTTATTCATGTCCAATACAGGACATGGAGCCTTAACAACTATTATAATAATCATATAGATAAGCCAAAGACTCATGAGGAAAAAATTAAGGAATAGCAAAACGGCGGAAATGccacaattttaaataaaacactTGACAATTAAAAACTACGATAGTATAGTAaattaaaattccaaaaatcaGGTAATTGTGGATGTATATAAGCAACACTTATATTATTAACTCATCGCATAATTTTTGCTTTATAATAAAGTAACACCaatgcaaaaaattaaaataaagcaagAGACTTCAGTGGATGAACCTTGGATACACTATATTACTTCCTGCTTCCAATTTCAAAACGAATAATGAATAAACtcacacaaattcaaaaataaaagaaatatcaaTAATGATAAGGAACAGTCAAGGGAGTTTAAACGATGATAACCTGAAATAATATCATCACTCTTAAACCACGACTTCTTGCTTTCAAAAGGATTTTTTCAAGAAGCTGCAATTTGCCACTTGCTTTTATCCCAATATTCAACTGCTCTTCAACAGACAGACCTTTATTGATGGAATTATATAGCGACGAGTCCAAGAGAAAGGGATGGTTGCAGCACTGTATACATCAGTCACACTGAATCACTGATCTGTTCTATTCGAAATGCATTGGGAGCCATAGATTTTATAGAAGCGAAGAAATGATACCATAAAAagaggagggggggggggggaggcaTGTAATTAATGGCTAACAAGCAAATTTGCATGAGGTGAAAACTTTCAGCTTCTATTTGAACTTATTATTTAACTTCAGGTATACCTTCCTTGTTGAGTTAAGCAGGCTGCGGAGGGCATTGACCTTGTCAGACTTTTGGGCTGAGCATAGCAGAGTTCTGTCAGAAAGCAGCAATGAACAATACTGCTCAAGTTGCAAACTCGAAAGCTTGGCAGGAACCCAAAACTCTGCAAACCTAGTGGACCCTGTTTTTGTTCTAAATGCCACATATTGATCCAATTTGCTTTTCAAATTGGAAATGCTATCAGAGACTAATGGCTCTGTTTCAGTAGTATTTAACACATGATTTTCAGAGTTGAGGAAGGAAAGCATTTTGACATAATCAGCTCGATCATCCTGAAAATCCATTGCAGAAGTTGTCAATGTAACAAAAACATCAATAGCAAACACAAGTAGTATACCTTGATCTGTCCGCTAACAACCAGGAGCCTCAACTTTGTTGTCAAAATCTTGATATTGTCAAGGTGTTCCAAAATTCTAGGTCGCTGGCATTCATCAACTATTATTGCTTCCCACGAAATGCATCGTAGTTCCTTTAAGTCCTGCAAATCATATTAGCGTTCATTATAGAACATTTGAAAACTGAAATTGTTTCTGGAAAGTATCAGTTTGTACAATAAGAGTATATACCTCAACAATAATATCAGGCgatgataataatatttgaaaTAAGATGCCATTGTCATCGTTATAAAACTCCAAGGTCCTTATGCTTCTCCGTACATCTTTGTTTCCCTTGTAAATGACAAGATTTGCAGATGGAGCCAAATGTAAGAACTCTCTTTCCCACACAGCAAGAGCAGCAGAAGTTGAGACAATGAGGAAAGGCCTTGTCACCTTACAATGCAATGACAATATAAATGACATCACCTTCATAACCCGCTCCTGAAAATGTAATTCAGCAAAAATTGAGACATTCTAAAGCCATTATTAATATTGCAAGATGGAAATTATAGGATTCAAGATGAGGGGTCAAAATGTAGGGGTATCCTTCTAATTcagcaaacaacaacaacaagaacaaagccTTATCCCATAGGAGGGGTCGGCCTTCTAATTcagaaaaattcatatttatttgCAAGTAAAATGTACCAATAGGGGTATACTTGTTTAGGGGTGAAAATGGCATAAAAGCTTTCATGGATGAGTTTGATGTGTAAAATTACACAAGGAGCTCACCCATGAAAATGCCCACCCTAGAACCAGATTGTAAATCCTAAGGGTTAAAAGCTAACATGAATATAAGCTTAATACTATGAAGATGAGGATGCTTGGATGGATGAGTGGAAACACTGGACTAGAAAAGATTAGGAATGAATACATTACAGAGGGAGAGAGAAGGTTGGGATAATACAAATTATAGAGAAGATTGTACAGAGAACGCTTGCCAAAGGTCCACTTAGGAGATAGTGATTGTTACTTGTATTACTCAAGCGAGGTACTCATAGTAcaagttcaatttaattacaaGTCCTGATGTTTAGAAATTTAAGAAAACAACAAACAaataaggagaattaaaaattaccTGGTCAATCTTATCATCTACAATGACAGCACTCTGACCTTTGTGCCAACACATGCAAAGCTTGTTCACATAACTCAAATGCTGACTAGAAACTGCCACTGAATTACCTGAAGGCGGTACAGGTAATTCAGCAAAGGAAGCTTTTCTCTCCTACAGGCCCAAGTAAACCATTTAGAGAATCATGCTCATATTTAGACTTGAGATACATTTCATACAAGTTGTATAGAGCTAATTTTGCCTTTATACATTGAAAGTATCCATCTCATACATGAGTGTAACCCCAATAAAGAAGTTACAAATTTGATAGGATTCATATTGTCATCCCTCCCATGGATTATGGAAATCGTTGTCAAGCAGAAGAGTGCTCATATTTCTATCTCTTACAAGAAGATAGGAAGACAAGAGAAACTCTACCAGAACAAGCAACAGAAATCTAAAACATCATTTGGAAAAATTGCTGCAATCTGAAGCCACTTCCACACTAAACAAGCCATCTAGATTATGATGTTGCATTTAATGTAAGCTCTAAGTGCacgtatttataaaaaaaaaaaaaaaagatagcccAATGCACAAGCATCCCACGTTAACGCAAGGTCCGGAGAAGGGCCACACCCAAAAGGTGTAATGTACACAGCCTAACCTGATAATTATATCAGTGGCTATTTCCACGGCTTGAACCCGTGACCTTGAGCACACAGAGATTTCCATAAACAAATAAATGAGATTTCTGTTCTCCTACTGTCCTGCATCtttcttagttttctctttttatttagaaaaaaaaataaaaaataaaaaaattgcaattcattagatagtgttattatagagtTCATGATAAAACTTTTGAAAAGATGACAGTAGGCAATAATAGTAGATCCGTCATATTTAGCCAGATCAAAAGAAGCACCTCATTAACGTCTCCATCCATCCCCTTTCGAAGACGACGACTTTCATAATCATTTTTGAGTTTTATGCCTTCAGACGACGTTAGAAAGGAAGCACTATCTAGTTCCCATGTAATATGATCATATCCAAGACCAGACCACTTTACAAGCCATTCAAAACAGCCAACTGAATAATTGTTATCATGCCCATCTAAatgttctttattttgctttggtAACACAATTGCTCTTTTTAGCAACAAGCGGTGAGGTATACTCCATTCTTTTTTCCACTTGATAACCTATCATTGTGGCATACAAGAAATTTATTAAGGATAGTTCCAAAGCAAGTATAAAAAATGAGCATTGCTATTCGTTTCTAAGAAAATATAAAGTAACTCAACCCGGCGCTTCCTCTTAAATGCTGACAAAACTTTTGGCCCCTCTTCAAGCATTTGTGTTTCTGGAATCCAGCGGTTGTGAGCATGAGCAAGGCCCAGATACTTGACAAAGTACTCCTTTTCCGTCACTACCAACAAGTACTTAATCATTATCATCAATGAAAAAACTGACTATCTAATATATTTGAAATGTGAAACAAAGGTAAGTGAAATATAATAGGAAACGTTGGGGAAAAGAAACACCACAAATTGTGATTGACCATACCATTGTTTTTCGAAATGCCTTCTCTAGAATCCAAGATGGACTCCACCCCTTCAGAAATGGAGTACGCACCAAGATCTAGCTTTTTTTTAACACACCATGCACAATTCCAGAAGCCCACAGGGTAGTAATTGAGAGGAGGATTCAAACAAGAGGGATGGTACCTCCTTTGACATCCTTTTCCAAAGCAGCAACTAAAATATAGTTCAATAGCAAAAAAGATCAACAAATAACAGTAACAATAGAAGAATACAGCCCATCATATAAAGATCAAGTCAAATTTAAATATGGTAGCACTAGAAAGGGGAGTGGAAGGGATTTAATGGCTTGCTACTTTTTTTTCCCAGGGTCAGGAAGTGTACCAACGGTGCTGGTGCTAAGTTTAGAGAAAGTGACAGGAGAGAACAAAGAGAAGGAGAAACTGAGAATTGTAGAAAATGAGAGTTAAGTTCAAATTAGAGTGGTGAATCAGTATTTATACATAGATAGGAAGAGTGTTCAGCACTCTAGACTAAAGGGGTAGAAAGGTCTTTTAACAACTTAAGTTAGTTAGGGACTGTTAGGGGGAACTTATCCTAGGTGGAAGCTCTTATAACTGCTGTAAGAGTTTCTAGCTTCTAGCAGCTTCAAGTCTCTTCTAGATCTTTTACTCAGCTTACTTTAATAttcaaagaagaaaatatttaagAAATAGGACACGTGATACATCTGGATCGAGTGAGGAAAATAAGAtcctaaatttcaaaatataaaaagaaaaaaaaaaaagtcgggGAGCAGAGCAGCAAAATTCCAGGACCAGAAATGTATCAGAATTTCCAGTCTGTTGGCAACAGCACAGTAGCAACAGAAATCCTCTTAAAGCACCAGGAGTACAACAGAAAAGAAGTAAAAATCACAAGCTTCTTACAAATGTTGGGGTATATTGAGACCCTTGCAACTACAAGCATTTTTCTTCAGCTAAATACACCATGGAAACTAAAAAGCCACGGAATGCAACAAAATCTTGGCACCCCAATTTTGTCTAAATCATCTAAGTATATAACTGTTCCACTGCAAAATATTAGAAAGCTAAAACAAATCCTTTTATTTGTCAAAGTAACAGACAAGTCTAGTATCATTCTCTGAAAAATGCTACGGAGGAAGATTGTCTGGATATGCACAAGTATATTAACTCATATTTAGATACACTCAAAAAATTGGTAAACCCATAAATACATGAATGTATCTTGAATTAAGCTAGTGGGACAACTTATTACCCCACAAGTCTTTTGCGCCTATAGAAAAGGATAGATTAAAGTCTTCCCTGATCTCTACAGTTTTGAACAGCTTTCCTTTTTCCccaataaaacataattaaatctAAGCATAGCACACGGACACCATTTATTAGCAAGTGCTTCATGTTGAGCAGATGTGTGTAATACATTATCAAAATACCAACATGACTGGAATATATAAAGCTGAAATTCAACAATGTCATTATTGCAAGATAGAAGATAGCAACACATGGAAAATACTATCATACAGCACATTGATAAGTTTTCACATCTACAAGCAATTCAGAACATGCATAACCAGATTGCCATCAtgtaaagatttttattttttgttttggaaAAGAAGAAGATGCCCAACAAGTGAAATAAGATACACATATCAAAAACCACAGAATGAAACAGCATTTAAGATAAAGATGCATGCTCCTAAGTGCCCTAAAGTCTCTGTTGATCAACTTGTGCTATTATACTCATGAACTTAAGGTGTAGCAGAGATGACATAAGAACAAGAGCAGGAAAGGAATATTTCAATCTAGAAACCAATGGGATAATATCATAATTCTTAAGGAGAAACAGAGTGGGTCACAAACTCACATGAGTTCACTACCATGTAAGCACTGCAAACATACAAGTTCTCCAACAGCTTTTTT
This window contains:
- the LOC112759205 gene encoding uncharacterized protein isoform X1, translated to MSHGAPQYHKDEVVRDLSSETNNTLENGPVMHNMIATKADVGHSTSRCGGSEQCKDNTQTGVHVKDKKAVGELVCLQCLHGSELICCFGKGCQRRYHPSCLNPPLNYYPVGFWNCAWCVKKKLDLGAYSISEGVESILDSREGISKNNVTEKEYFVKYLGLAHAHNRWIPETQMLEEGPKVLSAFKRKRRVIKWKKEWSIPHRLLLKRAIVLPKQNKEHLDGHDNNYSVGCFEWLVKWSGLGYDHITWELDSASFLTSSEGIKLKNDYESRRLRKGMDGDVNEERKASFAELPVPPSGNSVAVSSQHLSYVNKLCMCWHKGQSAVIVDDKIDQERVMKVMSFILSLHCKVTRPFLIVSTSAALAVWEREFLHLAPSANLVIYKGNKDVRRSIRTLEFYNDDNGILFQILLSSPDIIVEDLKELRCISWEAIIVDECQRPRILEHLDNIKILTTKLRLLVVSGQIKDDRADYVKMLSFLNSENHVLNTTETEPLVSDSISNLKSKLDQYVAFRTKTGSTRFAEFWVPAKLSSLQLEQYCSLLLSDRTLLCSAQKSDKVNALRSLLNSTRKCCNHPFLLDSSLYNSINKGLSVEEQLNIGIKASGKLQLLEKILLKARSRGLRVMILFQSTSDLTSIGDILDDVLCRRFGEHCYVRYAAGYAPKVKQSALDKFNDGERAFVFLLESRACLPSVKLSSVDTIILFDSDWDPENDLRVLQRMPISSQYEQLTVFRLYSSFTVEEKVLMLAKEGSSIQLLNHSTSHAVLRWGATNLFSKLDDLHGSNTPVVAQDIASDQSLLHDVICELSTVFSGGSGDIDHHELSFIARVWQKGGEYAKNILLHGERVTKEMDDGFDVFSWSNLLQGRSPRWKLLSVPSQRIRKPVNHFDHKAKESESENNADNRKKRKVSEGNDPKSKEVSKDTTFTRKGKVPDHVNSKYLKKSLKNKKLNTSNVDEFLPKPDLAGLCDVLQLPKNVKALGARLLEHILEYFNVNWRDVSTMQAFELSVCWLAASLLKHNFDKQGSLALAKVHLNFNCEEEEVTYVYSKLLKFKKEFSSCLQSGICVEKCTSDCETPGLTDLVEDMQNGFHGPLESDTYRHDLQRESPTTVLATHYQTCAENLKIRLTDIGSCPQKSSGTFPAKAYAIPVTSKAAFLEHQSEVFDSSDDPCNVNPATGSLENQINGDDSEVSLINNNEVVETITCSTADVPEVNQHYSEVSAVHGESIMDFPETTFPYMEPSNTDLLPLPQEDVTSFLENISIGEVLPFDEIFYENYNLHEAEPTLQVPDDPPESVPDPLQIEMERIKKATEEANRIRQQKLHQLESDHGMEVKELVAKYQMLLQSISTEVALQKKELDAYYKTVQKNKLLASVLDHNHKEYKREAVLFAEQGLPSAMGTPSSSSTQQREHHPPLMPDQRLEQCLPMIPPHLFTPTEAVNALEIAKTSTAIPEMSPVRECIDPMIQSYVNLNYGCYSVASNPPLEASNSVPIMPSLTSGIPEQQLPLHLPQWQYQ